One region of Streptomyces rishiriensis genomic DNA includes:
- a CDS encoding helix-turn-helix domain-containing protein, whose amino-acid sequence MDAAQQEATARARELQRNWYGEPLGALFRKLIDDLGLNQARLAGVLGLSAPMLSQLMSGQRAKIGNPAVVQRVQLLQELAAQVADGSVSAAEATERMDEIKRSQGGSVLNNTTQTTSGSGAPTVKRVVREIQSLLRSVAAAGDIIDAADTLAPTHPELAEFLRVYGAGRTSDAVTHYQSHQN is encoded by the coding sequence ATGGACGCCGCACAGCAGGAAGCGACCGCGAGAGCGCGGGAACTTCAGCGGAACTGGTACGGAGAGCCGCTGGGGGCGCTCTTCCGTAAGCTCATCGACGATCTTGGCCTCAACCAGGCTCGTCTCGCTGGGGTACTGGGCCTCTCGGCGCCGATGCTGTCGCAGCTGATGAGCGGTCAGCGGGCGAAGATCGGCAACCCGGCCGTGGTGCAGCGGGTGCAGTTGCTCCAGGAGTTGGCGGCACAGGTCGCGGACGGCAGCGTCAGCGCGGCCGAGGCGACCGAGCGCATGGACGAGATCAAGCGGTCGCAGGGGGGCTCGGTGCTCAACAACACCACACAGACCACGAGCGGTTCGGGAGCGCCCACGGTCAAGCGCGTCGTGCGCGAGATCCAGTCCCTGCTGCGCTCGGTGGCCGCCGCCGGCGACATCATCGACGCCGCCGACACCCTCGCCCCGACCCACCCCGAACTGGCAGAGTTCCTCCGGGTGTACGGCGCCGGCCGTACCTCCGACGCGGTCACGCACTACCAGTCCCACCAGAACTGA
- a CDS encoding DUF5324 family protein: MTRIDSVRAATGSARDSVLHAAEVVAPYADTAKERAALYAHEARVRLAPKVSLAADQARVQYVAHVAPRLEQAKTHVPPKVDLAAQEAAARARLAARQAADYSRPRIEQAVAAAGPMKGEAAARGVAALAALRGQVTPKEIEKLTRKHRRRAKAGKLGKALIVLGAVAGGAYAAWKWWDKQANPDWLVEPPAATEVPASGGLTSVDGSVDPSVLDPEVQVKEAEEEAANRDDRS; this comes from the coding sequence GTGACCCGCATCGACAGCGTGCGCGCCGCGACCGGCTCGGCGAGGGACAGCGTGCTGCACGCCGCGGAAGTGGTGGCGCCCTACGCCGACACGGCCAAGGAACGGGCCGCGCTCTACGCGCATGAGGCCCGTGTACGGCTCGCGCCCAAGGTGTCACTCGCCGCAGACCAGGCCCGCGTGCAGTACGTAGCCCACGTCGCCCCACGTCTGGAACAGGCGAAGACCCATGTCCCGCCGAAGGTCGACCTGGCCGCGCAGGAGGCGGCCGCCCGCGCCCGGCTGGCCGCACGACAGGCCGCCGACTACTCCCGGCCGAGGATCGAACAGGCGGTTGCCGCGGCCGGGCCGATGAAGGGCGAGGCCGCCGCCCGAGGTGTCGCCGCGCTCGCCGCTCTGCGCGGCCAGGTGACGCCGAAGGAGATCGAGAAGCTGACGCGCAAGCACCGGCGGCGGGCCAAGGCCGGCAAGCTCGGCAAGGCGCTGATCGTCCTCGGCGCCGTCGCCGGCGGCGCCTACGCGGCCTGGAAGTGGTGGGACAAGCAGGCGAACCCGGACTGGCTGGTCGAGCCGCCCGCCGCCACGGAGGTGCCCGCATCCGGCGGCCTGACCTCGGTGGACGGCAGCGTCGACCCGTCGGTCCTCGACCCCGAGGTACAGGTCAAGGAGGCCGAGGAGGAGGCCGCGAACCGCGACGACCGCAGCTGA